Proteins encoded in a region of the Wenzhouxiangella sp. XN201 genome:
- a CDS encoding peptidase U32 family protein, whose product MKLVCPAGSLPALREAVNNGADAVYLGFRDATNARAFPGLNFSDRDIERGLAHARSHGCRVYVALNTYPTSDKLSQWYSAVDRAADLGVDALIIAEMAVMDYAARKHPDIRRHLSVQGSATTAAALKFFHEQFGISRAVLPRVLAIQQVEALAEKTPLELEVFAFGSLCIMVEGRCQLSSYVTGRSPNLAGVCSPAEFVAWQETPEGKTARLNGVLIDRFADGEPAGYPVVCKGRYRLGDEISHVLEEPTSLNTLELLPRLKAAGISAVKIEGRQRSPAYVGTVVRIWRAAIDRLEADPEGFATDAKWQSELTRLSEGSQVTLGPYQRAWQ is encoded by the coding sequence ATCAAGCTCGTCTGTCCGGCCGGCTCGCTGCCAGCCCTGCGTGAGGCGGTCAACAACGGTGCCGACGCCGTCTACCTGGGGTTCCGCGACGCGACCAATGCGCGCGCTTTCCCGGGCCTGAATTTTTCCGATCGCGATATCGAGCGCGGCCTGGCCCATGCGCGCTCGCACGGTTGCCGGGTCTACGTGGCGCTCAATACCTATCCCACTTCCGACAAGCTGTCGCAGTGGTACTCGGCGGTCGACCGGGCCGCCGACCTGGGCGTGGACGCGCTCATCATCGCCGAGATGGCGGTGATGGACTACGCTGCCCGGAAGCATCCCGATATCCGGCGCCATCTGTCCGTTCAGGGCTCGGCGACGACGGCGGCAGCGCTGAAGTTCTTCCACGAACAATTCGGCATCTCGCGTGCAGTGTTGCCGCGCGTGCTGGCCATCCAGCAGGTCGAGGCGCTGGCCGAGAAAACGCCGCTCGAGCTCGAGGTGTTCGCCTTCGGCAGCCTGTGCATCATGGTCGAGGGCCGCTGCCAACTCTCCAGCTACGTCACCGGCCGATCACCCAACCTGGCCGGGGTCTGCTCACCGGCCGAGTTCGTGGCCTGGCAGGAAACGCCCGAAGGCAAGACGGCGCGCCTCAACGGCGTGCTGATCGACCGCTTTGCCGACGGCGAGCCGGCCGGCTATCCGGTGGTCTGCAAGGGTCGCTACCGGCTCGGCGACGAGATTTCCCACGTCCTGGAAGAGCCGACCAGCCTCAATACCCTCGAACTGTTGCCGCGGCTGAAGGCCGCCGGCATCTCGGCAGTCAAGATCGAGGGTCGCCAGCGTTCGCCGGCCTATGTCGGCACGGTTGTGCGCATCTGGCGCGCCGCCATCGATCGGCTTGAGGCCGACCCGGAAGGATTTGCCACGGATGCCAAATGGCAAAGCGAGCTCACGCGCCTGTCGGAAGGCAGCCAGGTTACTTTGGGGCCGTACCAAAGGGCATGGCAATGA
- a CDS encoding U32 family peptidase — translation MKLSLGPLQYFWPRQKTLAFYESMAGEPVDIVYLGETVCSKRRELKLTDWLALGRDLKAAGHEVVLSTLTLIEAASELSMCKRIVENGEFAVEAGDLSAVQLCRERGLPFVTGQGVNIYNHRALALLHASGLFRMVAPVELGQAQLSQLREPGTDGPEIEILAWGRVPLSHSARCFTARAVGRGKDQCGFECIHHPEGQLVQTREDRPFLNLNGIQVQSGALQDLGPHVESLAAAGVDILRLSPQQANMSAVIGRFRAALAGQLTEAVPDAVSGYWQGRPGMD, via the coding sequence ATGAAGCTTTCCCTGGGTCCGTTGCAGTATTTCTGGCCGCGTCAGAAGACGCTGGCCTTCTACGAGTCGATGGCCGGCGAGCCGGTTGATATCGTCTACCTGGGCGAGACGGTCTGCTCCAAGCGACGCGAACTCAAGTTGACCGACTGGCTGGCACTGGGGCGCGACCTGAAGGCCGCCGGTCACGAGGTCGTGCTCTCGACCCTGACCCTGATCGAGGCGGCCTCCGAACTGTCGATGTGCAAGCGCATCGTGGAAAATGGCGAGTTCGCCGTCGAGGCCGGTGATCTCTCGGCGGTGCAACTGTGTCGCGAACGCGGCCTGCCTTTCGTGACGGGGCAGGGGGTGAACATTTACAACCACCGGGCGCTGGCGCTGTTGCACGCGTCGGGGCTGTTTCGCATGGTTGCACCGGTGGAACTCGGGCAGGCGCAACTGTCGCAGCTCCGGGAGCCGGGTACGGACGGGCCCGAGATCGAGATCCTGGCCTGGGGTCGCGTGCCCCTGTCGCATTCGGCGCGTTGTTTTACGGCCCGCGCGGTCGGCCGCGGCAAGGATCAGTGCGGTTTCGAGTGCATCCATCACCCTGAAGGCCAACTCGTGCAGACCCGAGAAGACCGGCCATTCCTCAATTTGAACGGCATCCAGGTGCAGTCCGGTGCCTTGCAGGATCTCGGCCCGCACGTCGAATCCCTCGCCGCTGCTGGCGTCGATATCCTGCGATTGTCACCGCAGCAGGCGAACATGTCCGCCGTGATTGGGCGCTTTCGCGCGGCGCTGGCCGGCCAGCTAACCGAAGCCGTTCCGGATGCCGTCAGTGGCTATTGGCAAGGCCGGCCGGGAATGGACTGA
- a CDS encoding sulfur transferase domain-containing protein gives MTPRKFFCALCLLLLVAACAATPESTSRLDIEGAHRPEPGRTISGQPTPAELVAAERAGVRHVVNARDIGEFEAWDEAELVAALGMEYHRVPIGSPGDLNRAAVEDFDRILAEIGDDPALLHCASGNRIGALYALRAAWIQGRDAESAIEIGKAHGLTSLERPVRRKLGRN, from the coding sequence ATGACGCCTAGAAAGTTCTTTTGTGCACTTTGTCTGCTACTTCTGGTGGCAGCCTGCGCGGCCACGCCGGAGTCCACGAGCCGCCTGGATATCGAGGGCGCCCACCGGCCCGAACCCGGTCGCACGATTTCCGGCCAGCCCACGCCCGCCGAACTGGTCGCGGCCGAGCGTGCCGGTGTGCGCCACGTGGTCAACGCCCGCGACATCGGTGAATTCGAGGCCTGGGACGAAGCCGAGTTGGTCGCTGCCCTGGGCATGGAGTACCACCGCGTGCCGATCGGCAGCCCCGGGGACCTCAACCGCGCCGCAGTCGAGGATTTCGACCGCATCCTGGCCGAAATCGGCGACGACCCGGCCCTGCTGCACTGTGCCTCAGGCAACCGCATCGGCGCCCTGTACGCACTACGCGCGGCCTGGATCCAGGGCCGGGATGCAGAATCGGCAATCGAAATCGGCAAGGCGCACGGCCTGACCAGCCTGGAACGGCCGGTACGCAGAAAGCTCGGCAGGAACTGA
- a CDS encoding hemolysin family protein has product MALLAFYLFLAIGVSFLCSILEAALLSITPAHIAVLNERGSRTGKRLRRLKRDIDQPLSAILSLNTVAHTFGAAGVGAQAQVIFGQAWLTLASAIVTLLILVFSEIIPKTLGATHAKSLAGFTASACIVLIYVTWPLVQLSKQITRWLAHDKSAPTVSREEFRVLAQAGSREGVFGEEESNIFTNLIRFSAIRVEDIMTPRVAVVKMRCDQTVSETMDSSRGMSFSRFPVYGESDEDIRGYVLKTDIMLAQAQGRGETRLEELKREVLFVPEFVSLQNLFSELLARQEHFAVVVDEYGGLAGVVTMEDVLETLLGMEIVDESDTVEDLRHAAREQWKTRARKLGLELPETGLQSETESPEPDEEERKDDA; this is encoded by the coding sequence ATGGCCTTACTGGCGTTCTACCTGTTTCTCGCCATCGGCGTTTCCTTTCTCTGTTCGATCCTGGAAGCGGCGCTGTTGAGCATCACCCCGGCCCATATCGCGGTGCTCAACGAGCGCGGCAGCCGCACCGGCAAGCGCCTGCGACGGCTCAAGCGCGACATCGACCAACCGCTGTCGGCGATTCTGAGTCTCAACACGGTGGCGCACACTTTCGGCGCGGCCGGGGTCGGCGCCCAGGCGCAGGTGATCTTCGGCCAGGCCTGGCTGACCCTGGCTTCGGCCATCGTCACGCTGCTCATCCTGGTGTTCTCCGAGATCATCCCCAAGACCCTCGGCGCGACCCATGCCAAGTCCCTGGCGGGCTTCACCGCCAGCGCCTGTATCGTGCTCATCTACGTCACCTGGCCGCTGGTGCAGCTGTCAAAGCAGATCACCCGCTGGCTGGCGCACGACAAATCGGCCCCGACGGTCAGCCGCGAGGAGTTCCGCGTTCTGGCTCAGGCCGGCTCGCGCGAGGGCGTGTTCGGGGAAGAAGAATCCAATATCTTCACCAATCTGATCCGCTTCAGCGCCATTCGCGTCGAAGACATCATGACCCCGCGCGTGGCTGTTGTGAAGATGCGTTGCGACCAGACAGTCAGCGAAACCATGGACTCTTCCCGGGGCATGAGCTTTTCGCGTTTTCCCGTCTACGGTGAGTCAGACGAAGACATCCGCGGCTACGTGCTCAAGACCGACATCATGCTGGCCCAGGCCCAGGGACGCGGCGAAACGCGCCTGGAAGAACTCAAACGAGAGGTCCTGTTCGTGCCCGAGTTCGTGTCGCTGCAGAACCTTTTTAGCGAATTGCTGGCGCGGCAGGAGCACTTTGCCGTGGTGGTTGACGAGTATGGTGGTCTGGCCGGGGTGGTGACGATGGAAGACGTGCTCGAAACCCTGCTCGGCATGGAGATCGTCGACGAAAGCGACACCGTTGAAGACTTGCGCCACGCCGCGCGGGAGCAGTGGAAGACCCGCGCGCGCAAACTCGGCCTGGAATTGCCGGAAACCGGGCTGCAGTCGGAAACGGAATCACCCGAACCGGACGAGGAGGAGCGAAAAGATGACGCCTAG
- a CDS encoding SDR family oxidoreductase, with protein MDDSSKDLWRLDGRRALVTGASRGIGLAIARALCERGAEVWMTARGRSTLEEAVAELNADGFRAHALAGDVSDADSRSRLIESIGAPLHILVNNAGYNIRKPALAYAGDEVRDIFGTNLMAAFDLSRAAHPALAAAGSASIVNVSSVAGLKHLRTGAPYAMSKAAMNQMTRNLAVEWADDGIRVNAVAPWYIDTPLARQVLDDPDFRAEVLARTPLKRIGRPEEVAATVAFLCLPAAGYISGQTLAVDGGFSIFGF; from the coding sequence ATGGATGATTCATCGAAAGATCTCTGGCGCCTCGACGGCCGCCGCGCGCTGGTCACCGGTGCCAGTCGCGGCATCGGCCTGGCCATTGCCCGCGCACTTTGCGAACGCGGCGCGGAAGTGTGGATGACGGCCCGGGGGCGCAGCACCCTGGAAGAAGCCGTGGCCGAGCTGAACGCCGATGGCTTTCGCGCCCACGCGCTGGCCGGCGATGTGAGCGACGCCGACTCGCGCTCACGCCTGATCGAGTCGATCGGTGCACCCCTTCACATCCTGGTCAACAATGCCGGCTACAACATTCGCAAGCCGGCCCTGGCCTACGCCGGCGACGAAGTCCGGGACATTTTCGGCACCAACCTGATGGCCGCATTCGACCTTAGCCGGGCAGCCCATCCGGCGCTTGCGGCTGCCGGTAGCGCCAGCATCGTCAACGTCAGTTCAGTGGCCGGGCTGAAGCATCTCCGGACCGGCGCACCGTATGCGATGAGCAAGGCGGCCATGAACCAGATGACGCGCAACCTGGCCGTGGAGTGGGCCGACGACGGCATTCGCGTCAATGCCGTCGCGCCGTGGTACATCGACACACCGCTGGCCCGGCAAGTCCTCGACGATCCGGACTTCCGGGCCGAAGTCCTGGCGCGTACCCCGCTCAAGCGCATCGGCCGACCCGAGGAAGTGGCCGCGACGGTGGCGTTTCTGTGCCTGCCGGCCGCCGGTTATATCAGCGGCCAGACCCTCGCTGTGGACGGCGGCTTCAGCATCTTCGGCTTCTGA
- a CDS encoding DUF294 nucleotidyltransferase-like domain-containing protein, giving the protein MSPTRAVGADMEIEQIEIRDHLRQREPFSFLAEDELTAVAQSVEVAYFRAGSDILSLGDEINDLHYIRSGSVELFRRSGELYNRLGEGDIFGQLGLLTRRSARFPARALEDTLIYFIPGDLFRNLFDSNTAFADYVEVEDRTRLRQAAARSGGDNPLLTLRTGKLVSHRPVIVTASTTVEEAARLMTEERITSVLVVKDDIEAAARVQSPELVGILTDSDLRRRIVAQGLPSDTPVSEAMSGRVASIQDDCYLFEALLIMLRENVHHLPVLHHQQPIGVLDLADIIHHETQNSLFVVRNIFHCNSVEGLEALRPAVAASFVRMVEEDANTHMIGSAMATIGRSFKQRLLELGEQQFGPPPVPYCFLALGSMARDEQFLFTDQDNAMVLDDAFDPARHDDYFLKLAQFVSDGLDRAGYVYCTGDIMATNKKWRQPLSAWKKQFMEWIHRPNAERLLHSSIFFDLDGVAGQTSMADELNELIAVEASAEPAFLGCLAQNAQNRTPPLGFFRDFVLEQGGRHANSINLKRRGTAPLIDVIRVHALASASRSQNAFKRLDDCVAAGFLTANMAADLRDSLEFISIVRARHQAWDVERGGEPNNNIDPETLSAFERRSLKDAFKVLSNAQKFIRFRYRPVRV; this is encoded by the coding sequence ATGAGCCCGACACGCGCAGTCGGAGCGGACATGGAAATCGAGCAGATCGAGATTCGCGATCATCTGCGCCAGCGCGAGCCGTTCAGTTTTCTCGCCGAGGACGAACTCACGGCCGTGGCGCAATCGGTGGAGGTGGCCTATTTCCGGGCCGGCTCCGATATCCTTTCGCTCGGTGACGAGATCAATGACCTGCACTATATCCGCAGCGGTTCGGTCGAGCTCTTTCGGCGTAGCGGCGAGCTCTACAACCGCCTGGGCGAGGGCGACATCTTTGGCCAGCTCGGACTACTGACCCGGCGCAGCGCCCGTTTTCCTGCGCGGGCGCTCGAAGATACGTTGATCTACTTCATCCCCGGCGATCTGTTCCGCAATCTGTTCGACAGCAACACCGCTTTCGCCGACTACGTCGAGGTCGAGGATCGCACCCGCCTGCGCCAGGCTGCGGCGCGCAGTGGCGGCGACAATCCCTTGCTGACGCTGCGTACCGGCAAGCTCGTCAGTCACCGACCGGTAATCGTCACGGCCTCGACCACGGTCGAAGAAGCAGCGCGGTTGATGACCGAAGAGCGCATCACCTCCGTGCTGGTGGTCAAGGATGACATCGAGGCGGCTGCGCGTGTGCAGTCGCCGGAGCTGGTCGGCATTCTGACCGACAGTGACCTGAGGCGGCGCATTGTCGCCCAGGGCTTGCCGTCGGACACGCCGGTCAGCGAGGCCATGTCCGGTCGGGTCGCCAGTATCCAGGACGACTGCTACCTGTTCGAGGCGCTGTTGATCATGCTGCGTGAGAACGTGCACCACCTGCCGGTGCTGCACCATCAACAGCCAATCGGCGTGCTCGACCTGGCCGATATCATTCACCATGAAACCCAGAACAGCCTGTTCGTCGTGCGCAACATCTTCCACTGCAACAGCGTCGAGGGCCTCGAGGCGCTCAGACCCGCGGTGGCCGCCAGTTTCGTACGCATGGTCGAGGAAGATGCCAATACGCACATGATCGGCAGCGCCATGGCGACCATCGGCCGCAGCTTCAAGCAGCGTCTGCTCGAACTGGGCGAACAACAGTTCGGACCACCGCCCGTTCCCTACTGTTTTCTGGCCCTGGGCTCGATGGCGCGCGACGAGCAGTTCCTGTTCACCGACCAGGACAACGCCATGGTGCTCGACGATGCCTTCGATCCGGCCCGCCACGATGACTATTTCCTCAAGCTGGCGCAGTTCGTCAGCGATGGGCTCGATCGCGCGGGCTACGTCTACTGCACGGGCGACATCATGGCCACCAACAAGAAGTGGCGCCAGCCCCTGTCGGCGTGGAAGAAGCAGTTCATGGAATGGATTCACCGGCCCAATGCCGAACGCCTGCTGCACAGCTCGATCTTCTTCGATCTCGACGGCGTGGCGGGCCAGACCAGCATGGCCGACGAACTCAATGAGCTGATCGCGGTAGAGGCCAGCGCCGAACCCGCCTTTCTCGGCTGTCTGGCGCAGAATGCCCAGAACCGAACGCCGCCGCTGGGCTTTTTCCGCGACTTCGTTCTCGAACAGGGTGGGCGCCACGCCAATTCGATCAATCTCAAGCGCCGCGGCACCGCGCCCCTGATCGACGTCATTCGGGTACACGCTCTGGCTTCTGCTTCCCGCTCGCAGAACGCCTTCAAGCGCCTCGACGACTGCGTGGCGGCCGGTTTCCTGACCGCAAACATGGCCGCCGATCTGCGCGATTCGCTGGAGTTCATTTCTATCGTGCGTGCCCGCCACCAGGCCTGGGATGTCGAGCGCGGCGGTGAGCCGAACAACAACATCGACCCGGAAACCCTGTCGGCTTTCGAGCGGCGCAGCCTCAAGGACGCTTTCAAGGTGTTGTCGAACGCGCAGAAGTTCATCCGTTTTCGCTACCGGCCGGTTCGAGTCTGA
- a CDS encoding 3'-5' exonuclease, with product MFIPGNSKKNEPADWAAKFETLAEKSRQPLLRDYYARGAVAPDTPLEQVPLMALDLETTGLDSRRHGIVSIGLVPFNLKRIQTSRSHYWVVRPRREVEERSITIHRITHEQIESAPDLESLAEALLDAIAGQVLVVHYQAIERPFLYRAFERRFGEGLLFPLIDTLQMEKRIRGRVSLNPLTWLARGRHSWRLADCRRRYGLPEYAPHHALTDALATAELFQAQVAYHGSPDDRVEHWWL from the coding sequence GTGTTCATTCCGGGTAACAGCAAGAAGAACGAGCCGGCCGACTGGGCTGCGAAGTTTGAAACCCTGGCCGAAAAATCGCGTCAGCCGCTGCTGCGCGACTACTATGCCCGCGGCGCGGTGGCGCCGGACACCCCGCTCGAGCAGGTGCCGTTGATGGCGCTCGATCTGGAAACTACCGGCCTCGACTCACGCCGCCACGGCATCGTCAGCATTGGCCTGGTGCCGTTCAACCTGAAGCGTATCCAGACAAGCCGGTCACATTACTGGGTCGTGCGGCCACGCCGCGAGGTCGAGGAACGCTCGATCACCATCCATCGGATTACCCACGAGCAAATCGAATCGGCGCCCGACCTCGAAAGCCTGGCCGAGGCCCTGCTCGACGCCATCGCCGGTCAGGTGCTGGTGGTGCACTATCAGGCCATCGAGCGGCCCTTCCTCTACCGGGCCTTCGAGCGCCGTTTCGGCGAGGGCCTGCTGTTTCCGTTGATTGATACCCTGCAGATGGAAAAGCGTATCCGCGGCCGGGTCAGCCTCAACCCGCTGACCTGGCTGGCGCGCGGGCGTCACTCCTGGCGCCTGGCCGACTGCCGTCGGCGCTACGGCCTGCCCGAATATGCACCCCACCACGCCTTGACCGACGCGTTGGCCACGGCGGAATTGTTTCAGGCGCAGGTGGCTTATCACGGAAGTCCCGACGATCGGGTTGAGCACTGGTGGCTGTAA